One segment of Streptomyces roseifaciens DNA contains the following:
- the hutI gene encoding imidazolonepropionase → MATTVITNISSLVTNDPSLGEGPLGTIRDAAVVIDGDRVAWVGTSSKAPATDNRVDAEGRAALPGFVDSHSHLVFAGDRTAEFNARMSGRSYSAGGIRTTVAATRAATDEALDANVRRYVHEALRQGTTVLETKSGYGLTVEDEARALRIAAAHTDEVTYLGAHIVSPDYADDPAAYVDLVTGPMLDACAPHARWVDVFCEQGAFDGDQARTILTAGAARGLTPRVHANQLSYGPGVQLAVELGAASADHCTHLTDADVDALANGTTVATLLPGAEFSTRAQWPDARRLLDAGATVALSTDCNPGSSFTSSMPFCIALAVRDMGMTPDEAVWSATAGGAAALRRTDVGRIAPGARADLALLDAPSHVHLAYRPGVPLVSAVWRAGVREA, encoded by the coding sequence ATGGCGACGACGGTCATCACCAACATCAGCAGTCTCGTCACGAACGACCCCTCCCTCGGCGAAGGCCCCCTCGGCACGATCCGGGACGCGGCGGTCGTCATCGACGGCGACCGCGTCGCCTGGGTCGGCACGTCCAGCAAAGCACCGGCCACTGACAACCGGGTCGACGCCGAGGGCCGGGCCGCCCTCCCGGGCTTCGTCGACTCCCACTCCCACCTGGTCTTCGCGGGCGACCGCACGGCCGAGTTCAACGCCCGCATGTCCGGCCGGAGCTACAGCGCCGGCGGCATCCGCACCACCGTCGCCGCCACGCGCGCCGCGACCGACGAGGCGCTGGACGCCAACGTCCGGCGCTACGTGCACGAGGCCCTGCGCCAGGGCACCACGGTCCTGGAGACCAAGTCCGGCTACGGCCTCACCGTCGAGGACGAGGCCCGCGCCCTGCGCATCGCCGCGGCGCACACCGACGAGGTCACCTACCTCGGCGCCCACATCGTCTCCCCCGACTACGCCGACGACCCGGCCGCGTACGTGGACCTCGTGACCGGGCCGATGCTCGACGCCTGCGCGCCGCACGCCCGCTGGGTCGACGTGTTCTGCGAGCAGGGCGCGTTCGACGGCGACCAGGCCCGGACGATCCTCACGGCCGGCGCCGCCCGCGGGCTGACGCCGCGCGTCCACGCCAACCAGCTCTCCTACGGGCCCGGCGTCCAGCTGGCCGTCGAGCTCGGCGCCGCCTCGGCCGACCACTGCACCCACCTGACCGACGCGGACGTCGACGCCCTGGCGAACGGCACGACGGTCGCCACCCTCCTGCCCGGCGCGGAGTTCTCGACGCGCGCCCAGTGGCCGGACGCGCGCCGTCTGCTGGACGCGGGGGCGACCGTCGCCCTGTCCACGGACTGCAACCCCGGCTCGTCCTTCACCAGCTCCATGCCGTTCTGCATCGCGCTGGCCGTGCGGGACATGGGGATGACCCCGGACGAGGCCGTCTGGTCCGCGACCGCGGGCGGCGCGGCCGCCCTGCGCCGTACGGACGTGGGCCGCATAGCCCCCGGCGCCCGCGCCGACCTCGCCCTCCTCGACGCCCCGTCGCACGTCCACCTCGCCTACCGGCCGGGCGTTCCGCTGGTCTCGGCGGTGTGGCGCGCGGGCGTGCGGGAGGCCTGA
- a CDS encoding allantoate amidohydrolase produces MSSPAAGEVKAGASFHEMWRDLASIGRDKDTAGYHRFAWSGADADCRAWFRAQAESRGLAYELDRNGNQWAWLGDPAAGDAVVTGSHLDSVPNGGAFDGPLGVVSSFAALDELRARGAQPSRPLAVVNFGDEEGARFGLACVGSRLTAGQLSLDKAHALRDAEGVSLPLAMERAGYDPEAIGPDPERLARIGAFVELHVEQGRALDLSDRAVGIASAIWPHGRWRFDFHGEANHAGTTRIEDRRDPMLTYANTVLAARKKARLAGALATFGKVGVEPNGVNAIPSLVRGWLDSRAADQETLDLVVAEIEKAAVERGERDGVDVRVTRESFTPVVEFEHALRDELGRILGGDVPVLGTGAGHDAGILSGAVPTAMLFVRNPTGVSHSPAETASEDDCLAGVTALADVLEGLACR; encoded by the coding sequence ATGAGCAGCCCGGCTGCGGGCGAGGTGAAGGCAGGGGCTTCGTTCCACGAGATGTGGCGCGACCTCGCGTCCATCGGCCGTGACAAGGACACCGCCGGCTATCACCGCTTCGCCTGGAGCGGCGCCGACGCCGACTGCCGCGCCTGGTTCCGCGCCCAGGCGGAGTCCCGCGGGCTCGCCTACGAGCTCGACCGCAACGGCAACCAGTGGGCATGGCTCGGCGACCCGGCCGCCGGGGACGCCGTCGTCACCGGCTCCCACCTGGACTCCGTGCCGAACGGCGGCGCCTTCGACGGCCCCCTCGGCGTGGTCTCCTCCTTCGCCGCGCTGGACGAGCTCCGCGCCCGCGGGGCGCAGCCGTCCCGCCCCCTCGCCGTCGTCAACTTCGGCGACGAGGAGGGCGCCCGCTTCGGCCTGGCCTGCGTGGGCTCCCGGCTGACCGCCGGTCAGCTGTCCCTCGACAAGGCGCACGCGCTCCGGGACGCCGAGGGCGTCTCCCTGCCCCTGGCCATGGAGCGCGCCGGCTACGACCCGGAGGCCATCGGCCCGGACCCCGAGCGCCTGGCCCGGATCGGCGCCTTCGTCGAGCTCCACGTCGAGCAGGGCCGCGCCCTGGACCTGTCGGACCGCGCCGTCGGGATCGCCTCCGCCATCTGGCCGCACGGCCGCTGGCGGTTCGACTTCCACGGCGAGGCCAACCACGCCGGCACCACCCGCATCGAGGACCGCCGCGACCCGATGCTCACCTACGCCAACACCGTCCTGGCCGCCCGCAAGAAGGCCCGGCTGGCCGGCGCCCTCGCGACCTTCGGGAAGGTCGGCGTCGAGCCGAACGGCGTCAACGCCATCCCCTCGCTCGTGCGCGGCTGGCTGGATTCGCGGGCCGCCGACCAGGAGACCCTCGACCTCGTGGTCGCGGAGATCGAGAAGGCGGCCGTGGAGCGCGGCGAGCGCGACGGCGTCGACGTGCGGGTCACCCGGGAGTCCTTCACGCCCGTCGTGGAATTCGAGCACGCCCTGCGCGACGAGCTGGGCCGCATCCTGGGCGGGGACGTCCCCGTCCTCGGTACGGGTGCGGGACACGACGCCGGAATCCTCTCCGGAGCCGTCCCCACCGCCATGCTGTTCGTACGCAACCCCACAGGCGTCTCGCACTCACCCGCCGAAACGGCTTCCGAGGACGACTGCCTGGCCGGGGTGACCGCACTCGCCGACGTACTGGAGGGCCTGGCGTGTCGCTGA
- a CDS encoding MerR family transcriptional regulator, producing MKIGDLARETGVSVRLLRYYEEQGLLGSHRLPSGHRRYEQDAPETVRRIRVLLAAGLPTRVIRDVLPCVRGAGEAEFDPCVALHLREQLQGLDARIGELQETRAALAGLLNATEAAAPTAA from the coding sequence ATGAAGATCGGTGACCTGGCGCGCGAGACCGGAGTGAGCGTGCGGCTGCTGCGCTACTACGAGGAGCAGGGCCTGCTCGGCTCCCACCGGCTGCCCAGCGGTCACCGGCGCTACGAGCAGGACGCGCCGGAGACGGTCCGCCGCATCCGCGTGCTGCTGGCGGCGGGCCTGCCGACGCGCGTCATCCGGGACGTCCTGCCGTGCGTGCGGGGCGCGGGGGAGGCGGAGTTCGACCCGTGCGTGGCCCTGCACCTGCGCGAACAGCTGCAGGGGCTCGACGCGCGCATCGGGGAGCTGCAGGAGACGCGGGCGGCACTGGCCGGCCTGCTCAACGCGACGGAAGCGGCTGCACCCACTGCGGCTTGA
- a CDS encoding aldo/keto reductase, with product MTNTTTAPASSPVHSIGGDLPVSRIGYGAMRLAETPDGLADPMQAPIWRAPEDRRGAVALLRRAVELGIDLIDTADAYSLGESEALIAEALHPYAGRVTVATKVGVVRPGPAEWVTHGHPAYLRQQAELALRRLRVDRLDLLQLHRIDPEYPLADQLGALRQLQDEGKVRHIGLSEVTVAELRAAQEIAPIASVQNVYNLSARGHDDVVDHAAEHGITFFAYFPVAVGAHAAPGGPVADVAREVGATPAQTALAWLLRRSPTLVPLPGTRSLAHLEENAGALDVRLTDAQYDRLDAIGGRA from the coding sequence ATGACGAACACCACCACCGCTCCCGCTTCTTCCCCCGTCCACAGCATCGGCGGCGACCTGCCCGTCTCCCGCATCGGCTACGGCGCCATGCGGCTGGCAGAGACCCCCGACGGGCTCGCCGACCCCATGCAGGCGCCCATCTGGCGCGCGCCGGAGGACCGCCGCGGGGCGGTCGCGCTGCTGCGGCGCGCGGTCGAGCTCGGCATCGACCTCATCGACACCGCGGACGCCTACTCCCTCGGCGAGAGCGAGGCGCTCATTGCGGAGGCCCTGCACCCGTACGCCGGCCGCGTGACCGTCGCCACCAAGGTCGGCGTCGTACGGCCCGGCCCTGCCGAATGGGTGACGCACGGTCACCCGGCCTACCTCCGCCAGCAGGCCGAGCTCGCCCTGCGGCGGCTGCGCGTGGACCGCCTGGACCTGCTCCAGCTGCACCGCATCGACCCGGAGTACCCCCTCGCGGACCAGCTCGGCGCCCTCCGGCAGCTGCAGGACGAGGGCAAGGTGCGGCACATCGGCCTGTCCGAGGTGACCGTCGCCGAACTGCGCGCGGCGCAGGAGATCGCCCCCATCGCCTCCGTCCAGAACGTGTACAACCTCTCGGCGCGCGGCCACGACGACGTCGTCGACCACGCCGCCGAGCACGGCATCACCTTCTTCGCCTACTTCCCGGTCGCCGTGGGCGCGCACGCGGCCCCGGGCGGGCCCGTCGCGGACGTGGCGCGCGAGGTGGGCGCGACGCCCGCGCAGACGGCGCTCGCCTGGCTGCTGCGCCGTTCGCCGACGCTCGTCCCCCTCCCGGGCACGCGGTCGCTCGCGCACCTGGAGGAGAACGCCGGAGCGCTGGACGTCCGGCTGACGGACGCCCAGTACGACCGGCTGGACGCGATCGGCGGGCGGGCCTGA
- the hutU gene encoding urocanate hydratase: MSGPRPVRAARGSRLSTLGWQQEAALRMLQNNLDPEVAEHPDKLVVYGGTGKAARDWRSFDAMVRTLQTLKQDETMLVQSGRPVGVMQTHEWAPRVLLANSNLVGDWANWEEFRRLEHLGLTMYGQMTAGSWIYIGTQGILQGTYETFAAVAAKKFDGTLAGTITLTAGLGGMGGAQPLAVTMNDGVAICIDCDPRAIDRRIEHRYLDVKADSLDHALQLAVEARDARRPLSIGVLGNAAELVPQLLAMNAPIDIVTDQTSAHDPLAYLPVGVSFDDMATYAAEKPADFTTRARESMARHVEAMVGFQDAGAEVFDYGNSIRGEAQLAGYTRAFDFPGFVPAYIRPLFCEGKGPFRWAALSGDPADIHKTDKAILELFPENESLARWIKMAGERVHFQGLPARICWLGYGERDKAGERFNDMVADGTLAAPLAIGRDHLDCGSVASPYRETEAMLDGSDAIADWPLLNAMVNVASGASWVSIHHGGGVGMGRSIHAGQVTVADGTPLAGEKIRRVLTNDPGMGVIRHVDAGYDIAESVAEDRGVRVPMREGE, translated from the coding sequence ATGTCCGGACCGCGACCCGTACGAGCTGCGCGAGGCAGCCGGCTGAGCACGCTGGGGTGGCAGCAGGAAGCCGCTCTGCGCATGCTGCAGAACAACCTCGACCCCGAGGTCGCCGAGCACCCCGACAAGCTCGTCGTCTACGGCGGCACGGGCAAGGCCGCCCGCGACTGGCGCTCGTTCGACGCCATGGTCCGCACGCTGCAGACCCTCAAGCAGGACGAGACCATGCTCGTCCAGTCCGGCCGCCCGGTCGGCGTCATGCAGACCCACGAGTGGGCGCCGCGCGTCCTCCTCGCCAACTCCAACCTCGTCGGCGACTGGGCCAACTGGGAGGAGTTCCGCCGCCTGGAGCACCTCGGCCTCACCATGTACGGCCAGATGACCGCCGGCTCGTGGATCTACATCGGCACACAGGGCATCCTGCAGGGCACGTACGAGACCTTCGCCGCCGTCGCCGCCAAGAAGTTCGACGGAACGCTGGCCGGCACGATCACCCTGACGGCCGGGCTCGGCGGCATGGGCGGCGCCCAGCCGCTCGCCGTCACCATGAACGACGGCGTCGCCATCTGCATCGACTGCGACCCGCGCGCGATCGACCGCCGCATCGAGCACCGCTACCTGGACGTGAAGGCCGACTCGCTCGACCACGCCCTGCAGCTGGCCGTCGAGGCGCGCGACGCCCGCCGCCCGCTGTCCATCGGCGTCCTCGGCAACGCCGCGGAGCTCGTCCCGCAGCTGCTCGCGATGAACGCCCCGATCGACATCGTGACCGACCAGACCAGTGCCCACGACCCGCTGGCCTACCTGCCGGTCGGCGTCTCCTTCGACGACATGGCCACCTACGCGGCCGAGAAGCCCGCCGACTTCACGACGCGGGCGCGCGAGTCCATGGCCCGGCACGTCGAGGCCATGGTCGGCTTCCAGGACGCCGGCGCCGAGGTCTTCGACTACGGCAACTCCATCCGCGGCGAGGCCCAGCTCGCGGGCTACACCCGCGCCTTCGACTTCCCCGGCTTCGTCCCCGCCTACATCCGCCCCCTCTTCTGCGAGGGCAAGGGCCCCTTCCGCTGGGCGGCCCTCTCCGGCGACCCGGCCGACATCCACAAGACCGACAAGGCGATACTCGAACTCTTCCCCGAGAACGAGTCCCTCGCCCGCTGGATCAAGATGGCCGGCGAGCGGGTGCACTTCCAGGGCCTGCCGGCGCGCATCTGCTGGCTGGGCTACGGCGAGCGCGACAAGGCCGGCGAGCGCTTCAACGACATGGTCGCCGACGGCACGCTCGCCGCGCCGCTGGCCATCGGCCGCGACCACCTCGACTGCGGCTCGGTGGCCTCCCCGTACCGCGAGACCGAGGCCATGCTCGACGGCTCCGACGCGATCGCCGACTGGCCGCTGCTCAACGCGATGGTCAACGTCGCCTCGGGCGCCTCGTGGGTCTCCATCCACCACGGCGGCGGCGTCGGCATGGGCCGCTCCATCCACGCGGGCCAGGTCACGGTCGCCGACGGCACGCCGCTGGCCGGCGAGAAGATCCGCCGCGTCCTGACGAACGACCCCGGCATGGGCGTCATCCGTCACGTCGACGCCGGGTACGACATCGCGGAGTCGGTCGCGGAGGACCGCGGGGTGCGCGTCCCCATGCGGGAGGGCGAATGA
- a CDS encoding diaminopimelate decarboxylase: protein MSSSGISPGTVVRAALRQGLLPDWSPVAGLLDVQGIRTAAAELREAFEEAGAARGTTLHAFAVKAASLVPVLRLLAEEGLGAEVASPGELALARTARIAPERIVLDSPAKTTAELREALALGVAVNADSREELARLDGLLREASGPPRSALGVRVNPQVGGGSIDALSTATDTSKFGVALRDEGARAWLVRAYAERPWLSRLHAHVGSQGCPLELMAAGVRAAYELAEEINRTVGRRQVTTLDIGGGLPVNFASDDVTPTFRAYARLLADAAPGLFDGRYGLVTEFGRSLLAKSGMVLARVEYTKTAGGRRIAVTHAGAQVATRTVFAPASWPLRVAVFDAQGRPKTGPPVDQDVAGPCCFAGDLIAVGRPLPLLEAGDHVALLDTGAYYFSNHFAYNSLPRPGVYGYASAEEESDGVRFATVRAPQTLGELVTESGGAYAAELSALR from the coding sequence ATGTCCTCCAGTGGCATCTCCCCCGGCACCGTGGTGCGGGCCGCGCTCCGGCAAGGGCTGCTGCCCGACTGGTCCCCCGTGGCCGGCCTGCTGGACGTGCAGGGGATCCGCACGGCCGCCGCGGAGCTGCGCGAGGCCTTCGAGGAGGCCGGGGCGGCGCGCGGCACGACCCTGCACGCCTTCGCCGTGAAGGCCGCCTCCCTCGTGCCCGTGCTGCGCCTGCTCGCCGAGGAAGGGCTGGGCGCCGAAGTGGCGAGCCCGGGAGAGCTGGCGCTGGCCAGGACGGCGCGGATCGCCCCGGAGCGGATCGTGCTGGACTCCCCCGCCAAGACCACGGCGGAGCTCCGCGAGGCCCTCGCGCTGGGGGTGGCGGTCAACGCCGACAGCCGTGAGGAGCTCGCCCGGCTGGACGGGCTGCTGCGGGAGGCCTCCGGCCCGCCCCGCTCCGCGCTCGGCGTCCGCGTGAACCCCCAGGTGGGCGGCGGCAGCATCGACGCGCTGAGCACGGCGACGGACACGTCGAAGTTCGGGGTGGCGCTGCGCGACGAAGGGGCGCGCGCCTGGCTCGTCCGCGCCTACGCCGAGCGCCCCTGGCTGTCCCGGCTGCACGCCCACGTGGGCTCCCAGGGCTGCCCCCTGGAGCTGATGGCGGCCGGGGTGCGGGCCGCGTACGAGCTGGCGGAGGAGATCAACCGGACGGTGGGGCGCCGGCAGGTCACCACGCTGGACATCGGCGGCGGGCTGCCCGTGAACTTCGCGTCGGACGACGTGACCCCGACCTTCCGCGCGTACGCCCGCCTGCTCGCGGACGCCGCCCCGGGCCTGTTCGACGGGCGCTACGGGCTGGTGACGGAGTTCGGCCGCTCCCTGCTGGCCAAGAGCGGCATGGTGCTGGCCCGCGTCGAGTACACCAAGACCGCGGGCGGCCGGCGGATCGCCGTGACGCACGCGGGCGCCCAGGTGGCCACGCGCACGGTGTTCGCGCCCGCGTCCTGGCCGCTGCGGGTCGCGGTCTTCGACGCGCAGGGGCGGCCGAAGACGGGGCCGCCGGTCGACCAGGACGTCGCGGGGCCGTGCTGCTTCGCGGGCGACCTGATCGCGGTGGGCAGACCGCTGCCCCTGCTGGAGGCGGGCGACCACGTGGCGCTGCTCGACACCGGCGCGTACTACTTCTCGAACCACTTCGCGTACAACTCTCTGCCCCGTCCCGGGGTTTACGGCTATGCGTCCGCAGAAGAGGAGAGTGACGGGGTGCGGTTCGCGACCGTACGGGCCCCGCAGACCCTCGGCGAGCTCGTCACCGAGAGCGGCGGCGCCTACGCGGCGGAGCTCAGCGCGCTTCGCTGA
- a CDS encoding alpha/beta hydrolase family protein: protein MAVQERGGERRDRARRDSGLRRRAALAAGALAATGLLSALVPAPDAHAAQAPARTAAKAPAGATATTSKSAPGALPAPTGPHAVGTVTRHLVDTARKDPWKPERGDREVAISLFYPADRDRPAGGKGPAPHMDPSSAAHFGSARGAGSFNYHVRPDAADWASTRTHARVDAPVARGSRSLPVVLYSAGLGDPRTWNTGLAEELASRGYVVVTVDHPYDSSEVRLANGELAESVLPALAGAPVTEVDATLRRAVKARVDDTRFVLDTLGSAQWRRGLPRGLGDAVDLRRVGMAGQSAGGFTAAQALHDDRRLKAGINMDGQMDFPLPDSTGSTLSTVAREGVDRPFLLLGSDGPGAAGNRASWASFRQHTRGWRAELAMAGAEHGTYTDGVSLLPALARQGALPEEALRQDVGTVRPERAVATTRAYVVAFFDRFLKGRDGRLLDGPSPRFPEMRFQDAPAS, encoded by the coding sequence ATGGCTGTCCAGGAACGAGGGGGCGAGCGGCGGGACCGTGCGCGGCGGGACAGCGGGCTGCGGCGGCGGGCGGCCCTCGCGGCGGGGGCACTGGCCGCGACCGGGCTGCTGAGCGCGCTCGTGCCCGCGCCGGACGCCCATGCGGCCCAGGCCCCGGCCCGGACCGCGGCGAAGGCCCCGGCCGGAGCGACAGCCACGACCTCGAAGAGCGCCCCGGGCGCCCTGCCCGCGCCCACCGGCCCCCACGCCGTCGGCACGGTCACCCGCCACCTGGTGGACACCGCCCGCAAGGACCCCTGGAAGCCGGAGCGCGGCGACCGCGAGGTCGCGATCAGCCTCTTCTACCCGGCGGACCGGGACCGGCCCGCCGGCGGGAAGGGTCCCGCGCCCCACATGGACCCCTCCTCCGCCGCCCACTTCGGCTCCGCCCGGGGCGCGGGCAGCTTCAACTACCACGTACGTCCGGACGCCGCCGACTGGGCGTCCACGCGTACGCATGCGCGCGTGGACGCTCCCGTGGCGCGCGGCAGCAGGTCCCTGCCGGTCGTGCTGTACTCCGCCGGGCTGGGCGACCCGCGCACCTGGAACACCGGCCTGGCCGAGGAGCTGGCCTCCCGCGGCTACGTCGTCGTCACCGTCGACCACCCCTACGACTCCTCCGAAGTGCGCCTGGCGAACGGGGAGCTGGCCGAGTCGGTGCTGCCCGCGCTCGCCGGCGCACCCGTGACCGAGGTCGACGCCACGCTCCGCAGGGCGGTGAAGGCCCGGGTGGACGACACGCGGTTCGTCCTGGACACCCTCGGCTCGGCGCAGTGGCGGCGGGGCCTGCCGCGCGGCCTGGGGGACGCGGTGGACCTGCGGCGCGTGGGCATGGCCGGGCAGTCCGCGGGCGGCTTCACGGCGGCGCAGGCCCTGCACGACGACCGCCGCCTCAAGGCGGGGATCAACATGGACGGCCAGATGGACTTCCCCCTCCCCGACAGCACGGGCAGCACGCTGAGCACCGTGGCGCGCGAGGGTGTGGACCGGCCGTTCCTCCTGCTGGGCTCCGACGGCCCGGGCGCGGCCGGCAACCGGGCGTCGTGGGCGTCCTTCCGGCAGCACACGCGCGGCTGGCGGGCCGAACTGGCCATGGCGGGCGCGGAGCACGGCACGTACACCGACGGCGTCTCGCTGCTGCCCGCCCTCGCCCGGCAGGGCGCACTGCCGGAGGAGGCCCTCCGCCAGGACGTCGGGACCGTCCGCCCGGAGCGCGCGGTGGCGACCACGCGCGCGTACGTGGTGGCGTTCTTCGACCGCTTCCTCAAGGGGCGGGACGGGCGGCTGCTGGACGGCCCGTCGCCGCGCTTCCCGGAGATGCGCTTCCAGGACGCCCCGGCCTCCTGA
- a CDS encoding formimidoylglutamate deiminase: protein MTAQTYWAEHALLDTGVEPGVVIETGTDGRIKAVRRGAAAPPQGAVTLRGLTLPGLANAHSHAFHRALRGATQAGEGTFWTWRDVMYRVADNLTPDSYFALARAAYAEMALAGITSVGEFHYVHHLAGGARYDNPNAMGEALIAAAAEAGIRITLLDACYLSSGFGAEPNKHQRRFSDGTAERWAERVSALKGDDNTRIGAAIHSVRAVPAEQLATVAAWAQERDAPLHLHLSEQTAENDACVEAHGFTPTALLSHHGVLGPRTTAVHATHLTPGDIRLLGHSGTGVCMCPTTERDLADGIGPARALQEAGSPLSLGSDSHAVIDLLEEARAMELDERLHSRTRGHWTAVQLLRAATADGHAALGWDGAGRIERGALADFTAVALDSVRTAGQPYALAAETAVFAASAADVRDTVVGGRHIVREGAHQLVAHVPAALAESIAAVRG, encoded by the coding sequence CTGACGGCACAGACCTACTGGGCGGAGCACGCCCTTCTCGACACCGGCGTCGAGCCGGGCGTGGTCATCGAGACCGGGACGGACGGCCGCATCAAGGCCGTCCGCCGGGGCGCCGCGGCACCGCCCCAGGGCGCGGTGACCCTGCGGGGCCTGACCCTGCCCGGTCTCGCGAACGCGCACAGCCACGCCTTCCACCGGGCCCTGCGCGGCGCGACGCAGGCGGGCGAGGGGACCTTCTGGACCTGGCGCGACGTCATGTACCGCGTCGCCGACAACCTCACCCCCGACAGCTACTTCGCGCTCGCCCGTGCGGCCTACGCCGAGATGGCGCTCGCCGGCATCACCTCCGTCGGCGAGTTCCACTACGTGCACCACCTCGCCGGGGGCGCCCGCTACGACAACCCCAACGCCATGGGCGAGGCCCTGATCGCGGCCGCCGCCGAGGCGGGCATCCGCATCACGCTCCTCGACGCCTGCTACCTCTCCTCCGGCTTCGGCGCCGAGCCCAACAAGCACCAGCGGCGCTTCAGCGACGGCACCGCCGAGCGCTGGGCCGAGCGCGTCTCCGCCCTCAAGGGCGACGACAACACCCGCATCGGCGCGGCGATCCACTCGGTGCGGGCCGTGCCCGCCGAGCAGCTGGCGACCGTGGCCGCGTGGGCGCAGGAGCGCGACGCCCCGCTGCACCTGCACCTCTCCGAGCAGACCGCCGAGAACGACGCGTGCGTGGAGGCCCACGGCTTCACGCCCACCGCCCTCCTCTCGCACCACGGCGTGCTCGGCCCGCGCACGACCGCCGTCCACGCCACGCACCTCACCCCCGGCGACATCCGCCTCCTCGGCCACTCGGGCACCGGCGTGTGCATGTGCCCGACCACCGAGCGGGACCTGGCCGACGGGATCGGACCGGCCCGGGCGCTGCAGGAGGCGGGCTCCCCGCTCTCCCTCGGCAGCGACAGCCACGCCGTCATCGACCTGCTCGAAGAGGCCCGCGCCATGGAGCTGGACGAGCGGCTGCACAGCCGCACCCGCGGCCACTGGACCGCGGTCCAGCTGCTGCGCGCGGCCACGGCCGACGGCCACGCGGCCCTCGGCTGGGACGGGGCGGGCCGCATCGAGCGGGGCGCGCTCGCGGACTTCACGGCCGTCGCGCTCGACTCCGTGCGCACCGCGGGCCAGCCGTACGCCCTCGCCGCCGAGACGGCCGTCTTCGCGGCGAGCGCCGCGGACGTCCGGGACACCGTGGTGGGCGGCCGGCACATCGTGCGCGAGGGGGCGCACCAGCTCGTGGCCCACGTGCCGGCGGCGCTGGCGGAGTCCATCGCGGCCGTACGGGGCTGA
- a CDS encoding MurR/RpiR family transcriptional regulator — translation MSDTGGEPEATARLQKLFEGHRLTPTQRRIAHCMVRRAADAPFLSSVELAELAGVSQPSVTRFAVALGFDGYPALRRHLRDVVPAAAEPGDGETAYNEYQQAVHVEIDNLRHLASVLADPAPVTRAGRLLAQSRPLLVLGLRAATAQAAGFAYFARKVHPDVRLLDEGGTLLTDRIDAAVRAGASTLLCFALPRHPREVVEALEYAQGQGLTVVTVADSTFAPVARHSDLLLPAAVGTGLAFDTACAPMLLGRMLLEAMCDALPDAQARLEEFDAKAVARGLFVE, via the coding sequence ATGAGCGACACCGGGGGCGAACCGGAAGCCACCGCACGGCTGCAGAAGCTCTTCGAAGGGCACCGGCTGACGCCGACTCAGCGCCGCATCGCCCACTGCATGGTGCGCCGCGCGGCCGACGCGCCCTTCCTCTCCAGCGTCGAGCTCGCCGAGCTGGCCGGCGTCAGCCAGCCCTCGGTCACCCGCTTCGCCGTCGCCCTCGGCTTCGACGGCTACCCGGCGCTGCGCCGGCACCTGCGCGACGTCGTCCCCGCGGCGGCCGAGCCGGGAGACGGCGAGACCGCGTACAACGAGTACCAGCAGGCCGTCCACGTCGAGATCGACAACCTCCGCCACCTCGCCTCGGTCCTCGCCGACCCCGCCCCGGTCACCCGCGCGGGCCGGCTGCTCGCGCAGTCCCGGCCGCTGCTCGTGCTCGGCCTGCGCGCCGCCACCGCCCAGGCCGCCGGCTTCGCCTACTTCGCCCGCAAGGTCCACCCGGACGTGCGGCTCCTGGACGAGGGCGGCACGCTCCTGACCGACCGCATAGACGCGGCCGTACGGGCCGGGGCGAGCACGCTGCTGTGCTTCGCGCTGCCCCGTCACCCGCGCGAGGTGGTCGAGGCGCTGGAGTACGCGCAGGGCCAGGGCCTGACCGTCGTCACCGTCGCCGACTCCACCTTCGCCCCCGTCGCCCGCCACAGCGACCTGCTGCTCCCCGCCGCCGTCGGCACCGGGCTCGCCTTCGACACCGCATGCGCCCCGATGCTGCTGGGGCGCATGCTGCTGGAGGCGATGTGCGACGCCCTGCCGGACGCCCAGGCGCGCCTGGAGGAGTTCGACGCCAAGGCGGTGGCGCGGGGGCTGTTCGTGGAGTAG